The following are encoded together in the Triticum dicoccoides isolate Atlit2015 ecotype Zavitan chromosome 6B, WEW_v2.0, whole genome shotgun sequence genome:
- the LOC119325135 gene encoding F-box/FBD/LRR-repeat protein At4g00160-like, with protein sequence MAKSSRRRRAAKLNAKKGSRDDRISSLPNDILVNILDRLDVRDAVRTSVLSRRWSQLPAMLPQLRINAQDILPSKIKTGMSDDELVRMSNAVVIKATKSILARRDPVECTIRFFSATFYLSDDAPLSVGHAVGSAMVTHKIEKAEFRVLTQKKRLECTIGDMLTYGKRFVLFFNKCLNAFAGLTRLCLQNLRFAESDFVSNILVTCKQLNYLGFLNCDTKSWITLQVEHAQLSELSIVNCRFDMVELTWLPKLTCLAFEIWIAFNEPPLSFGYVPLLEVLSLSNVAYNRHKMVKLSTFLGETSVLDLKLGFKCEKIWVQPECLAGRQAHVFHQLRILRLFGIPEGYDLTWTMFFLEAAPSLEELYMTVVDHPCEMEMDEKVRRRESYSENKGVQWESPTPNFKHHRLTKLAFFCFQSEEYMVSHVRRVMKAAVNLGDVYLYDRVTCIYCEGVEPLKPIVFPKTDEQMSSVEKQIREGTESPAIIHFLSAAEISDDYLARICEDG encoded by the exons ATGGCCAAGTCTAGTCGCCGGCGACGGGCTGCCAAATTGAATGCTAAG AAAGGCAGTCGAGATGATAGGATCAGCAGCTTGCCCAATGATATCCTGGTCAACATTCTTGATCGACTCGATGTCCGCGACGCTGTGAGAACCAGTGTCCTCTCGAGACGGTGGAGCCAGCTTCCTGCCATGCTCCCACAGCTTAGAATAAATGCTCAGGACATACTGCCCTCAAAAATTAAAACCGGCATGTCCGATGATGAATTGGTTCGAATGTCCAATGCAGTTGTTATCAAAGCGACAAAGAGCATACTGGCACGCAGGGATCCAGTCGAATGCACCATCCGCTTCTTCAGTGCGACGTTCTACTTGAGCGACGATGCACCCTTATCAGTTGGGCATGCTGTTGGCAGTGCCATGGTGACACACAAAATTGAGAAGGCCGAATTCAGAGTTTTGACACAGAAGAAACGCCTAGAGTGCACCATTGGCGATATGCTGACCTATGGGAAACGGTTTGTGTTGTTTTTCAACAAGTGTCTAAATGCATTCGCTGGTCTCACGCGCCTCTGCCTGCAGAACTTGAGATTCGCTGAATCTGACTTTGTCTCCAACATCCTCGTCACTTGCAAGCAGTTGAATTATTTAGGTTTTCTCAATTGCGACACAAAGAGTTGGATAACGCTCCAAGTTGAGCACGCACAACTCAGTGAGCTCAGTATTGTCAATTGCCGTTTTGACATGGTCGAACTCACCTGGCTTCCGAAGCTCACCTGTCTGGCGTTTGAGATTTGGATCGCTTTCAACGAACCACCACTGTCATTTGGCTATGTCCCATTGCTTGAGGTTCTGAGCCTTTCAAATGTTGCTTATAATCGGCACAAAATGGTCAAGTTAAGTACATTTCTTGGCGAGACCTCTGTTCTAGACCTGAAGTTGGGGTTTAAATGTGAAAAG ATTTGGGTTCAACCAGAGTGTTTGGCCGGAAGGCAGGCACATGTGTTCCACCAACTAAGGATTCTCCGTCTATTTGGCATTCCTGAAGGGTATGATCTCACCTGGACAATGTTCTTCTTGGAAGCGGCACCGTCCCTGGAGGAGCTCTACATGACG GTGGTTGATCATCCGTGTGAAATGGAAATGGATGAGAAGGTGAGGAGGCGGGAGTCGTATAGCGAGAACAAGGGGGTCCAGTGGGAATCACCTACACCAAATTTCAagcaccatcgtctcaccaagctaGCCTTCTTCTGCTTCCAGTCTGAAGAATACATGGTGAGTCATGTCAGGCGTGTCATGAAAGCAGCGGTGAATCTAGGGGATGTGTACCTGTATGACAGGGTCACATGTATCTACTGTGAAGGCGTGGAGCCTCTAAAGCCGATAGTGTTTCCGAAGACAGATGAGCAGATGTCTTCAGTGGAGAAGCAAATCAGAGAGGGCACTGAGTCACCTGCCATAATCCATTTCCTGTCGGCTGCTGAAATAAGCGATGATTATCTTGCAAGGATATGTGAAGACGGTTAG